A portion of the Granulosicoccus antarcticus IMCC3135 genome contains these proteins:
- a CDS encoding DKNYY domain-containing protein translates to MLQIDSYAKDQHALYRQFVIPDANPATFTLFNDWYAVDRAYTLYNGAILPDRDARTFEIKNDYWTRDAHDVYFLNQAIQACEHVSFTIVFERRAKNAQCTYVNNDRVDGVDRPSFCALRGRETINYTFQSPLHPALLRCLSVE, encoded by the coding sequence GTGCTCCAAATAGACAGCTACGCCAAGGATCAGCATGCGCTCTACCGGCAGTTCGTCATTCCAGACGCGAATCCCGCCACCTTCACCCTGTTCAACGATTGGTACGCCGTTGATCGTGCGTACACGTTATACAATGGCGCCATCCTACCAGACAGGGACGCGCGCACTTTCGAGATAAAGAACGACTATTGGACGCGCGATGCACACGACGTGTACTTCCTGAATCAGGCCATCCAGGCCTGTGAGCATGTCTCCTTCACGATCGTCTTCGAGCGACGGGCCAAGAATGCACAGTGCACCTACGTTAACAATGACCGCGTGGACGGAGTCGATCGACCCAGTTTTTGTGCCCTTAGGGGTCGTGAAACAATAAACTATACTTTTCAGTCGCCCCTGCATCCTGCCCTTCTGCGTTGTTTGTCGGTTGAATAG
- a CDS encoding IS66 family transposase: MPSSGIRFGEHVRSQVVAHADEARHFRGTECRWIWKLVIQEVCYFLTHYSRGKVAADTLLGGFAGFLLTDDYAGYNRVPESRRQLCWPHLIRKFVDISERVGSAGRVGRRLLLISHAVIRTRHRWQNQCIDEATYFRRMRRLRNSFQKTLQRGSRLRIHGRTKRLGISSYQFLRTACTESMLNGRVETRFVFNPPLQLTHS, translated from the coding sequence GTGCCGTCATCAGGTATTCGATTCGGCGAGCATGTACGCAGCCAGGTTGTTGCGCACGCCGATGAAGCACGCCATTTTCGGGGTACAGAGTGTCGTTGGATCTGGAAGTTAGTGATTCAGGAAGTCTGCTATTTTCTGACTCATTATTCACGCGGCAAGGTTGCAGCAGATACGTTATTGGGAGGGTTCGCCGGTTTTCTGCTCACCGATGATTACGCCGGTTACAACCGCGTACCCGAGAGTCGCCGTCAGCTGTGCTGGCCGCACCTGATTCGCAAATTTGTCGATATCAGCGAACGTGTTGGCAGCGCAGGAAGAGTCGGCCGGCGTTTGTTATTGATTTCCCACGCCGTCATTCGCACACGACATCGGTGGCAGAATCAGTGCATTGATGAGGCAACTTATTTTCGTCGGATGCGACGGCTTCGGAACAGTTTCCAGAAAACGTTGCAGCGAGGGTCTCGACTTCGAATTCATGGACGAACCAAGCGCCTGGGTATCTCAAGCTATCAGTTCCTGCGAACAGCTTGCACCGAATCGATGCTCAATGGTCGCGTGGAAACACGATTCGTGTTCAACCCGCCACTACAGCTCACTCATAGCTGA